A region from the Candidatus Magasanikbacteria bacterium genome encodes:
- a CDS encoding methyltransferase domain-containing protein → MKNDFDREYYEDGLVTGKSGYVNYRWMPELTIKMAYNIIKHLNLKDGESVLDFGCAKGFVVKSLKILDINAYGCDISSYAIDNLETEVRNCCKLINSESKSVIPFEKKFDWIMSKDVLEHISEEGLDIFLEESFGKTDKMFHIIPLADKKGSYIVPDYEFDKTHILRKDLNWWIQKFKSKGWNNVSFEYKIKGIKENWTNKYAFGNAFFIVKK, encoded by the coding sequence ATGAAAAATGATTTTGATAGAGAATACTATGAAGACGGGCTTGTAACTGGTAAGTCTGGCTATGTTAATTATAGGTGGATGCCAGAGTTAACAATAAAAATGGCGTATAATATTATAAAACATCTTAATCTTAAGGATGGTGAATCTGTATTAGATTTTGGATGTGCAAAAGGTTTTGTTGTTAAATCTTTGAAGATATTAGACATAAACGCTTATGGTTGTGATATTTCATCTTATGCAATAGATAATCTTGAAACAGAAGTTAGAAATTGTTGTAAATTGATTAATTCTGAATCAAAAAGTGTTATTCCTTTTGAAAAAAAGTTTGATTGGATTATGAGTAAGGATGTGTTAGAGCACATAAGTGAAGAGGGTCTGGATATATTTTTGGAGGAATCATTTGGTAAAACTGATAAAATGTTTCACATAATTCCTTTGGCTGATAAAAAAGGGAGTTATATAGTGCCTGATTATGAATTTGACAAAACACATATTTTGAGAAAAGATTTAAATTGGTGGATTCAAAAATTTAAATCAAAAGGGTGGAATAATGTTTCATTTGAATACAAAATAAAAGGAATAAAGGAGAATTGGACAAATAAATATGCTTTTGGGAATGCTTTTTTTATAGTTAAAAAATAA
- a CDS encoding methyltransferase, with protein sequence MLKKLFNIYRFLFPKSKVIFNDLQRIYPISTMFGFDRGTPIDRYYIENFLSANSKFITGKVLEIGDNIYTLKYGNKNVKSEVLGFDKTSPNVTIIGDLTKMETLPNKEIDCFICTQTYNFIYDVKKAIKGSYYILKEKGTLLGTVSGISQISRYDMDKWGDYWRFTDKSIRILLEEAGFKNINVYPMGNVLASIAFLQGVVIEDMPKKQLLNKHDKDYQLTICFTAIK encoded by the coding sequence ATGTTAAAAAAGCTGTTTAATATTTATCGTTTTTTATTTCCAAAGTCAAAAGTTATATTTAATGACTTACAAAGAATATATCCAATAAGTACCATGTTTGGTTTTGATCGCGGAACACCTATTGATAGATATTATATTGAGAATTTTTTATCAGCTAATTCCAAATTTATTACAGGTAAAGTGTTGGAAATTGGTGATAATATATATACTTTAAAGTACGGTAATAAAAATGTGAAAAGTGAGGTGTTGGGATTTGATAAAACATCTCCAAATGTAACTATAATTGGTGATCTAACAAAAATGGAAACACTGCCTAATAAAGAAATTGATTGTTTTATCTGTACTCAGACTTACAATTTTATTTATGATGTAAAAAAAGCTATAAAAGGTAGTTATTATATCTTAAAAGAAAAAGGTACTTTGTTAGGTACGGTGTCTGGTATTTCTCAGATTTCACGATATGATATGGATAAATGGGGTGATTATTGGCGTTTTACAGATAAATCTATTCGAATTCTTTTGGAAGAAGCAGGTTTTAAAAATATTAATGTATATCCAATGGGAAATGTATTAGCGTCCATAGCTTTTTTACAAGGTGTTGTGATAGAGGATATGCCTAAAAAACAATTATTAAATAAACATGATAAAGATTATCAGTTAACAATATGTTTTACCGCAATAAAATAG
- a CDS encoding HAD family phosphatase encodes MIKAILFDLDGVLVNMPDGHYEALNKTLNLFGTQIEREEHVLNFNGLPTRKKVEKLQEQGRLPNGLVELINSVKQIHTKKIIPKYCVPDYSKIILLKQLKKKGYKLACCSNSVKETLHLMLKSAQLFDYFDFIIGNDEVVNSKPDPEIYLKTFEKMGLKPNECIIVEDAPPGVEAAKRSGGIVYQVKGVEDVNLSLFKDLLLNKIQKTLKLSDFTKGWIIGDFDLSILKTKDFEVAIKYYKKGDLEPEHVHKIAREITVFISGIFKMNGKEFRKGEIMVLDPSESSSFECLEDGFIIVIKTPSVVGDKYIINK; translated from the coding sequence ATGATAAAGGCGATTTTGTTTGATTTGGATGGGGTTTTGGTAAATATGCCTGATGGGCATTATGAAGCTCTAAATAAGACTTTAAATCTTTTTGGTACGCAGATTGAAAGAGAAGAGCATGTGTTAAACTTCAACGGATTACCAACAAGAAAGAAGGTTGAAAAATTACAAGAGCAGGGGCGCTTACCTAATGGTTTAGTAGAATTAATAAATAGTGTTAAGCAAATACACACAAAAAAAATTATTCCAAAATATTGTGTACCAGATTATTCAAAAATTATTTTGTTAAAACAGTTAAAGAAAAAAGGATATAAATTGGCTTGTTGTTCAAACTCTGTAAAAGAAACTTTACATTTAATGCTTAAATCTGCACAGTTATTTGATTATTTTGATTTTATTATAGGCAATGATGAGGTTGTTAATTCAAAGCCAGATCCAGAAATATATCTCAAAACATTTGAAAAAATGGGTTTAAAGCCAAATGAATGTATTATTGTGGAAGATGCTCCACCTGGTGTTGAGGCAGCAAAGAGAAGTGGTGGTATTGTATACCAAGTAAAAGGTGTTGAGGATGTTAACTTATCTTTGTTTAAAGATTTATTATTGAACAAAATACAAAAAACTTTAAAATTAAGTGATTTTACAAAAGGTTGGATTATTGGTGATTTTGATTTGAGTATTTTAAAAACTAAGGATTTTGAGGTCGCCATAAAATATTATAAAAAAGGAGATTTAGAACCTGAACATGTTCACAAAATAGCAAGAGAAATTACAGTTTTCATTTCTGGAATTTTTAAAATGAATGGTAAAGAATTTAGAAAAGGTGAAATCATGGTTTTGGATCCTAGTGAAAGTAGCAGTTTCGAGTGTTTAGAAGATGGATTTATTATAGTAATTAAAACACCATCAGTTGTGGGGGATAAATATATAATTAATAAGTAA
- a CDS encoding WavE lipopolysaccharide synthesis family protein, whose product MTKIKIEKFKSCKNRIVLRLKHFFCGYITFHIRPKNSSDINIWHDSLVNYSKVAIIIQGPLLKKNNFTLETVRLYKKIFNKYAIILSTWEDEDVDYINEIKKEGIVVLLNKKPDYSGISHINYQIVSTSNAIAKAQEIGVEYILKTRTDLRIYNPNSIEFLVNFISLFPVDPLYKQKKRIAGISLNTFKYRPYSISDMVLFGCVDDMVDYWGCGLDMRKDFANHEKIGDWSRARLCEVYLSANYLETKGRKLKWTIEDSWSMFANYFCIFDQQSLDIYWHKYARNLEYRRLEYKNLKNSQELTFSEWLNMFYNLNNKKNIPEYILSQKFKEKIKQ is encoded by the coding sequence ATGACAAAGATAAAAATAGAAAAATTTAAAAGTTGTAAAAATAGAATTGTTTTACGGTTGAAACATTTTTTTTGTGGTTATATAACTTTTCATATTCGTCCTAAAAATTCTTCAGATATTAATATTTGGCATGATTCTTTGGTTAATTATTCTAAGGTTGCAATAATAATTCAAGGTCCTTTGTTAAAAAAAAATAATTTTACTTTGGAAACAGTAAGACTTTATAAAAAAATATTTAATAAATATGCAATTATTTTATCCACATGGGAAGATGAGGATGTTGACTATATAAATGAAATTAAAAAAGAGGGGATAGTAGTTTTGTTAAATAAAAAACCTGATTATTCTGGAATTTCTCATATTAATTATCAAATTGTTTCAACTAGTAACGCTATTGCAAAAGCACAAGAAATTGGTGTAGAATACATTCTGAAAACAAGAACTGATTTAAGAATATATAATCCAAATTCAATTGAATTTCTTGTTAATTTTATAAGTTTATTTCCCGTAGATCCGCTTTATAAACAAAAAAAGAGAATTGCAGGTATTAGTTTGAACACTTTTAAATATCGTCCTTATAGTATTTCTGATATGGTTTTGTTTGGTTGTGTTGATGATATGGTGGATTATTGGGGGTGTGGTTTGGATATGAGAAAAGATTTTGCAAATCATGAAAAAATAGGAGATTGGTCGAGAGCTAGGTTGTGCGAGGTGTATCTGTCTGCAAATTATTTAGAAACTAAAGGTAGAAAACTTAAATGGACAATAGAAGACAGTTGGTCTATGTTTGCAAACTATTTTTGTATATTTGATCAGCAAAGCTTGGATATTTATTGGCATAAATACGCAAGAAATTTAGAATATAGAAGATTAGAATACAAAAATCTTAAAAATAGTCAGGAGCTAACTTTTTCTGAGTGGTTAAATATGTTTTACAATTTAAACAATAAAAAAAATATTCCAGAATATATTTTAAGTCAGAAATTTAAAGAAAAAATAAAGCAATAA
- a CDS encoding radical SAM protein: MTDDTINVQVNSFDIENTKKESSFTSTGDKLLYHEKAIEDLRWKKNHPIVLHIMPTEICNLRCVFCSVAQRGEEGKLLPDLTMDQIKSVVTEFKKMGLKAVILSGGGEPSVYRHINELLEYLHSEGLEIGMISNGVVLSNKVDEDKLKYLTWLRISINALDYVPDIKIPKLDSEKTTLGFSYIWNPLSSEEVINKIKNKVQEISTTNKVEYIRLLPDCNLETGELEAAHEKLRKITKRLGAPFFHQYKTHITPKECHLGRVHPVLYVDGYVYPCDSLVLNSPADDKKFHREFALCKWDEVEEFYSQKINGTLINTEKCHNCVFSRQNELLSKIINTKDELPKPNKDLKHKNFI, from the coding sequence ATGACAGACGACACAATAAATGTTCAGGTAAACAGTTTTGATATAGAGAATACGAAAAAAGAAAGTTCATTTACTTCAACAGGAGATAAATTGTTATATCACGAAAAAGCCATTGAAGACCTTAGGTGGAAAAAAAATCATCCTATAGTTTTACATATAATGCCTACAGAAATTTGTAATTTGCGGTGTGTATTTTGTTCTGTAGCTCAAAGAGGTGAAGAGGGGAAATTATTACCAGACCTGACTATGGACCAGATTAAAAGTGTGGTAACAGAATTTAAAAAGATGGGTCTAAAAGCTGTTATTTTAAGTGGGGGAGGTGAGCCGTCTGTATATCGACATATCAATGAGTTATTAGAGTATCTACATTCAGAAGGTTTGGAAATTGGGATGATATCTAATGGGGTAGTATTATCAAATAAGGTTGATGAGGACAAGTTGAAGTATTTAACTTGGTTAAGGATCTCAATAAATGCTCTTGATTATGTTCCAGATATTAAAATACCTAAGTTAGATTCAGAAAAAACAACATTAGGGTTTAGTTACATTTGGAATCCGCTATCATCAGAAGAGGTTATAAATAAAATAAAAAACAAAGTACAAGAAATTTCAACTACAAACAAAGTTGAATACATTAGATTATTACCCGATTGCAATCTTGAAACAGGTGAATTGGAGGCTGCACATGAAAAATTAAGAAAAATTACAAAAAGACTTGGTGCACCTTTCTTCCATCAATATAAAACACATATAACACCAAAAGAATGTCATCTCGGAAGAGTTCATCCGGTACTTTATGTGGATGGATATGTGTATCCATGTGATTCTCTGGTTTTAAATTCCCCAGCTGATGACAAGAAATTTCATAGAGAATTTGCTTTATGTAAATGGGATGAGGTTGAAGAGTTTTATTCACAAAAAATAAACGGCACATTAATAAATACTGAAAAATGCCACAATTGTGTATTTAGTCGTCAAAATGAACTTTTGTCTAAAATTATTAACACAAAAGATGAACTACCTAAACCAAACAAAGACTTAAAACATAAAAATTTTATTTAA
- a CDS encoding glycosyltransferase, whose protein sequence is MYKKLSIIMPCYNCESTIEEAVNSIYKQDLQIPFEVVMVNDGSTDNTEKIINNLVIRFSEIKRIIHKQNRGGGATRNTAVKNSDGDLIFCLDSDDILPKNMLYKMVECISKKKVDGVVFHEARFFKGLNKNKTSSSFNNINNRNFEVKDLFNENNGSLTLVNFLYTKKAFDIAGGYPENHNMDTQAFGFRFITKGLKACVCPDTYYFHRQANKKSYFERMYESGEFSLNFYYIYEEILYLFSREDVKNIIKYNVFKNSKLGEKNLKVELDLKYLKKKDSLFISNYKNYVIKDGFDKYIKETPECEEFYNKFIRAVYFYKKHEFNKALDLFIESLNFDTFNKLVYFNIIRCVVALSGVNRNLIEKESVKITELLALKKQKINLNPNFIKKILIFLWKFVKKYKKVFNNRIK, encoded by the coding sequence ATGTATAAAAAACTATCTATAATAATGCCGTGTTATAATTGTGAGTCTACGATTGAAGAAGCCGTAAACTCTATTTATAAGCAAGATTTACAAATACCGTTTGAGGTGGTTATGGTAAATGATGGGTCAACTGATAATACAGAAAAAATTATAAATAATTTAGTTATTAGGTTTAGTGAAATAAAACGTATTATCCATAAGCAAAATAGAGGTGGTGGAGCAACAAGAAATACAGCTGTAAAAAATTCAGACGGAGACTTAATTTTTTGTTTAGATAGTGACGATATTTTACCAAAAAATATGCTCTATAAAATGGTGGAATGTATAAGTAAAAAAAAAGTTGATGGAGTTGTTTTTCACGAAGCCAGATTTTTTAAAGGTTTAAATAAAAATAAAACTAGTAGTAGTTTTAACAATATAAATAATAGAAATTTTGAAGTAAAAGACTTGTTTAATGAGAATAACGGATCTTTGACATTGGTTAATTTTTTATATACTAAAAAAGCTTTTGATATTGCTGGTGGTTATCCGGAAAATCATAATATGGACACCCAAGCTTTTGGATTTCGCTTTATTACTAAGGGTTTAAAAGCTTGTGTTTGTCCGGATACTTATTATTTTCATAGACAAGCTAATAAAAAATCATATTTTGAAAGAATGTATGAGTCAGGTGAATTCTCATTAAACTTTTATTATATATATGAAGAAATATTATATCTTTTTTCCAGAGAAGATGTAAAAAATATTATTAAGTATAATGTTTTTAAAAATTCTAAATTAGGAGAAAAAAATTTAAAAGTTGAATTGGATCTGAAATATTTGAAAAAAAAAGATAGTTTGTTTATATCTAATTACAAAAATTATGTTATTAAAGATGGTTTTGATAAATATATAAAAGAAACGCCAGAATGTGAGGAATTTTATAATAAATTTATTAGGGCTGTTTATTTTTATAAAAAACATGAGTTTAATAAGGCATTAGATTTATTTATAGAATCGTTAAATTTTGACACTTTCAATAAATTAGTGTACTTTAACATAATACGTTGCGTCGTCGCCCTGTCTGGTGTAAATAGAAATTTAATTGAAAAAGAGTCTGTAAAAATAACTGAATTACTAGCTTTAAAAAAACAAAAGATAAATTTAAATCCAAATTTTATTAAAAAAATATTAATTTTTTTATGGAAATTTGTTAAAAAATATAAAAAAGTTTTTAATAATAGGATAAAATAA
- a CDS encoding LicD family protein, which produces MINEEIKKQTRKIQLRLLNEFQKICEKNKFKFWLDFGTLLGAVRHNGFIPWDDDIDVSMPIEDYKKFLEIAEKELPKDIFLQTPKTDKSYKQYFTKLRDTGSTFLEHHENKEHQQKYPYHKGIFIDIFPSVAYPKMPKLFRKIMFRTTVRSRYNAVVLSKNRWLNYPIYFFCKSVWFLASFFKKTALGRTPEDNGYMCTTHISYIFPLKKVEFEGKFYFAPNNPNKHLSQMYRNHTTPTPIEKRIPHANIILPDTPCNHPKAFKRIV; this is translated from the coding sequence ATGATTAACGAAGAAATAAAAAAACAAACTAGAAAGATTCAATTACGTTTATTAAATGAATTTCAAAAAATATGCGAAAAAAATAAATTTAAGTTTTGGCTTGATTTTGGAACTTTGTTAGGTGCAGTTCGTCATAATGGATTCATTCCTTGGGATGATGACATAGATGTCTCTATGCCAATAGAAGATTATAAAAAATTTTTAGAAATAGCTGAAAAGGAGTTACCAAAAGATATTTTTTTGCAAACTCCCAAAACTGATAAATCATATAAACAGTATTTTACAAAGTTAAGAGACACTGGTTCTACTTTTTTAGAACACCATGAAAATAAAGAACATCAGCAAAAATATCCATATCATAAGGGGATATTTATAGACATATTTCCTTCTGTAGCCTATCCAAAAATGCCTAAGTTATTTAGAAAAATAATGTTTCGGACAACTGTTCGGTCTAGATATAATGCTGTTGTGCTATCAAAAAATAGGTGGCTTAATTATCCAATATATTTTTTTTGTAAAAGTGTTTGGTTTTTAGCCTCTTTTTTTAAAAAGACAGCACTTGGGAGAACACCGGAAGATAATGGATATATGTGTACAACACATATATCTTATATTTTTCCTTTAAAAAAAGTAGAATTTGAAGGTAAGTTCTATTTTGCGCCTAACAATCCAAATAAACACTTATCTCAAATGTATCGTAATCACACAACACCTACACCAATAGAAAAACGTATTCCGCACGCTAATATTATTTTACCAGACACGCCATGTAATCATCCTAAAGCATTCAAAAGAATTGTATGA
- a CDS encoding sugar transferase — protein sequence MNNKEYNKIAPVALFVYNRLKNTKEVLEALQKNYLAKKTDLFIFSDFYKTESHKKDVLNVRKYIKNIRGFKTVNIIERRENYYIEKNIIEGVTEIVNRFGKIIVLEDDGVTARNFLTFMNGALDFYEKEDQIMHVATFTFIKMPNEYKKTFFWRYTENTGGGWGTWKNSWDKFEQFFSEEKALSALSLNQKNRIQLNGSFKCLTTLKLNPIPWDICWYIALIRNNGLSVNSPHALIKNNGLFNGTHFTIINRLLGKSPFEVELDKNEEIIFDDHIVENKNAIKLLKVFYEKMEKRKRAIILNKFIRILVVLKITKLLKKFFK from the coding sequence ATGAACAATAAAGAGTATAATAAAATAGCACCTGTAGCACTTTTTGTATATAATAGGCTTAAAAATACAAAGGAGGTATTAGAGGCTTTACAGAAAAATTATTTAGCAAAAAAAACAGATCTTTTTATTTTTTCTGATTTTTATAAAACTGAAAGCCACAAAAAAGATGTTTTAAATGTAAGAAAATATATAAAAAATATAAGAGGTTTTAAAACTGTAAATATTATTGAAAGAAGAGAAAATTATTATATTGAGAAAAATATAATAGAGGGTGTAACTGAAATTGTAAATAGGTTTGGAAAAATTATTGTTTTAGAGGATGATGGTGTTACAGCTAGGAATTTTCTAACATTTATGAATGGTGCACTTGATTTTTATGAAAAAGAAGATCAAATTATGCATGTCGCTACATTTACATTTATAAAAATGCCAAATGAATATAAAAAAACTTTTTTTTGGCGTTATACAGAAAATACTGGTGGAGGTTGGGGAACATGGAAAAATAGCTGGGATAAGTTTGAACAGTTTTTCTCAGAAGAAAAAGCTCTGTCTGCACTGTCTCTAAATCAAAAAAATAGAATACAACTAAATGGTTCTTTTAAATGTCTTACCACTTTAAAATTAAACCCAATACCTTGGGATATTTGTTGGTATATTGCACTTATCAGAAACAATGGTTTATCTGTAAATTCCCCACACGCACTTATTAAAAATAACGGATTATTTAACGGGACTCATTTTACTATAATTAATCGACTACTTGGAAAAAGTCCTTTTGAAGTTGAATTAGATAAAAATGAAGAAATTATTTTTGATGATCATATTGTAGAAAATAAGAATGCTATAAAATTATTGAAAGTATTTTATGAGAAAATGGAAAAAAGAAAAAGAGCTATTATTTTGAATAAGTTTATTCGTATTTTGGTTGTGTTAAAGATCACAAAATTATTAAAGAAATTTTTTAAATAA
- a CDS encoding class I SAM-dependent methyltransferase: MDTKYWENIYKNGSIIKKPSLFAKFVLNKHIKDNASLIELGCGNGRDAIFFASNNINVLAVDQCKNKISELNSNKYKNLIFKAGDFTKLNKFGTFDNIYSRFTLHSITEKEENNLFLFVNSCLNKDGKIFIEVRGEKNGLFKVGKPVIGEINAFIYNGHFRRFLNINNICKKLESIKLRIISAEEKTGFAPLENEDFFFIRIVAQKNS; the protein is encoded by the coding sequence ATGGACACAAAATATTGGGAAAATATATACAAAAATGGAAGTATAATTAAAAAGCCTTCTTTGTTTGCTAAGTTTGTATTAAATAAGCATATAAAGGATAACGCATCTTTAATAGAATTAGGTTGTGGTAATGGAAGAGATGCTATTTTTTTTGCTTCTAATAATATAAATGTGCTTGCTGTTGATCAGTGTAAAAATAAAATTTCAGAATTAAATAGTAATAAGTATAAAAATTTAATTTTTAAAGCCGGTGATTTTACCAAATTAAATAAATTTGGAACATTTGATAATATTTATTCTCGTTTTACATTACATTCAATTACAGAAAAAGAAGAAAATAACTTATTTTTATTTGTAAATTCGTGTTTAAATAAAGATGGAAAAATATTTATTGAAGTGAGGGGGGAGAAAAATGGATTGTTTAAAGTTGGTAAACCTGTTATTGGCGAGATAAATGCATTTATTTATAATGGTCATTTTAGAAGGTTTCTTAATATTAATAATATTTGTAAAAAGTTGGAAAGTATAAAATTAAGAATTATATCAGCAGAAGAAAAGACTGGATTTGCTCCTTTAGAGAATGAAGATTTCTTTTTTATAAGAATTGTTGCTCAAAAGAATAGCTAA
- a CDS encoding glycosyltransferase family 2 protein, with translation MSKTLNIIIPMAGKGSRFRDVGYTFPKPIIDIKGKTMIEVVINNLKPDCDHKFIFICQREHYEKYDLYNILKNATDNKFEIVQIDGITEGAVCTVLCALQYINNENDIVIANSDQFISMGLNDFINDARCGDKDGLIMTFKASHPKWSYARVGEDGNVVEVAEKRVISDKATVGIYYFKSGKEFIRSAQSMIEKDMRHNNEFYVCPVYNEMILEDKNIGIKNIEVEEMHGLGTPEDLNEFLKKLDGGSVKI, from the coding sequence ATGTCAAAAACACTAAATATAATAATTCCAATGGCAGGAAAAGGATCTCGTTTTAGAGATGTTGGTTATACATTTCCAAAACCTATTATAGATATAAAAGGAAAAACAATGATTGAGGTTGTAATAAACAATCTTAAGCCAGATTGTGACCATAAGTTTATTTTTATTTGTCAGAGAGAGCATTATGAAAAATATGATCTTTATAATATTTTAAAAAACGCTACAGACAATAAGTTTGAAATTGTACAAATAGATGGTATTACAGAAGGTGCTGTTTGTACAGTTCTTTGTGCTCTACAATATATAAACAATGAAAATGATATTGTGATAGCAAATTCAGATCAGTTTATTAGTATGGGATTGAATGATTTTATTAATGACGCTAGATGTGGGGATAAGGACGGGTTGATTATGACTTTTAAAGCAAGTCACCCTAAGTGGAGTTATGCTAGAGTAGGTGAGGACGGTAATGTTGTGGAAGTGGCAGAAAAACGAGTAATTTCAGATAAGGCAACTGTGGGAATTTACTATTTTAAATCAGGTAAAGAATTTATAAGATCTGCACAGTCTATGATAGAAAAGGATATGCGACATAATAATGAATTTTATGTTTGTCCTGTGTATAATGAAATGATTTTGGAAGATAAAAATATAGGTATAAAAAACATAGAAGTGGAAGAGATGCACGGTTTAGGAACGCCAGAGGATTTAAATGAGTTTTTGAAAAAATTAGATGGTGGAAGTGTAAAAATTTAA
- a CDS encoding polysaccharide deacetylase family protein produces the protein MFYRNKIEQVFKNILTSGISQKIFSFSDGSIATILMLHRVDNIDTCRFLCNEHLKISEVFLENLILDFKKKGFIFVSIDELFNNLNKNANNKKMVVITLDDGYKDNITKGLPVFKKHNVPFVVYVTTGMVEHEFIYWWYLLEDLISQNNSIILSDGSVYNCKSKKDKEATFMRIRQKIMSINPKNFSEIFTKLFSNYKIDLYKYNDILPMSWEDVRLLVDEPLATVGSHTHSHINFKFFNELEIVSDIKKANILFKQKVNFKPNHFCYPYGDNLSPRDERIVKSLGFKTAVTASVGNIYSNYKDKLFSLPRIFVAENANPNIFKHMTWLKYKNK, from the coding sequence ATGTTTTACCGCAATAAAATAGAGCAAGTTTTTAAAAATATTTTAACATCTGGTATTTCTCAAAAAATATTTAGTTTTTCAGATGGAAGTATAGCAACAATTTTAATGTTGCATAGAGTAGATAATATTGACACTTGCCGTTTTTTGTGTAATGAGCACTTAAAAATTTCTGAAGTTTTTTTAGAAAATTTAATTTTAGACTTTAAGAAAAAAGGTTTTATTTTTGTAAGTATTGATGAATTATTTAATAATTTAAATAAAAATGCAAATAATAAAAAGATGGTTGTTATTACTTTGGACGATGGTTATAAAGATAATATTACAAAAGGTTTGCCGGTATTTAAAAAACATAACGTGCCATTTGTTGTGTATGTGACTACTGGAATGGTCGAACATGAGTTTATCTATTGGTGGTATCTACTTGAAGATTTAATTTCTCAAAATAATAGTATTATTTTGAGCGATGGTAGTGTTTATAATTGCAAAAGTAAAAAAGATAAAGAAGCTACTTTTATGAGGATACGTCAAAAAATTATGTCTATAAATCCTAAAAATTTTTCAGAAATTTTTACTAAATTATTTTCGAATTATAAAATTGACCTTTACAAGTATAATGATATTTTACCAATGTCTTGGGAAGACGTGAGATTATTGGTGGATGAGCCACTTGCAACAGTAGGCTCACATACACATTCACATATAAATTTTAAATTTTTTAATGAACTCGAGATAGTTAGTGATATAAAAAAGGCTAATATTTTATTTAAACAAAAAGTAAATTTTAAACCTAATCATTTTTGTTATCCTTATGGAGACAATTTGAGTCCTAGAGATGAAAGAATTGTTAAATCTTTGGGTTTTAAAACTGCAGTCACAGCAAGTGTTGGTAATATTTATTCAAATTATAAAGATAAGTTGTTTTCATTACCTCGCATATTTGTTGCAGAAAATGCAAATCCTAATATTTTTAAACATATGACTTGGTTGAAATATAAAAATAAATAA